The Perca flavescens isolate YP-PL-M2 chromosome 8, PFLA_1.0, whole genome shotgun sequence DNA window tgtgtgtgtgtgtgtgtgtgtgacgtcagtTTGGGAAGGTTCACTACTGCACAAGACAGGCTGCAGTACTTTTCCAGGCAGTGGTTGCCATGGAGACCCAGAGTGGCGCTGTAAAGCAACTACTGTCCGCAAACCATTTATGGAACTAAACGTGAGGCAAGAGTGGTAGACTTGAGTAGAGTATGACACTGGAACTTGTGGTTGTTAGAGAGGTCATGTTTTTTGGGGTTGTGAAAAGGGCACACTTTCAATTCTGTAACTGAGGTAAAAAAAGGGAACTCCCAAGTTTGACTCCGTCATTGTCAGATGAGAGAGCAGTCACGTACGCCCTAGTGTGGGCCAATTGGTAACAATGCATTCAAACTGTCATACATTATGCAGCACTACTTTACTGCCTCTCTGTTTCCACCTTCACCCTCCATCCTTCCTCTTTTTATGCTCTATTTACTTGCTTGTCTAATTTTTCCTAAAACTTCTTTACTTTTCCACAGATGTCCACCAAGGAGAAGCTGATTGGCCATGTGATGAAGGAGGAGCCTGTTGGCAGCAGGAACAAGGTGACGGTGGTGGGTGTCGGCATGGTGGGCATGGCCTCTGCCATCAGCGTCCTGCTCAAGGTGAGACCGAGAGAGAAGGTGTGAAGTGAAGAGAAAGAGCTGAGGgatgtgtgtggttttgtgggTATCAGTAAAGAGCTTTTGAAATGAGCAAAGTGAAAGTAGCTAGAATGACAGGTCGAAGGGGAAATTGGTAATAGTACAGTTATTACATTACGAAGTACAAAACAAAAGTGAATTCATAGGTGGGATAAGGcgtttaaagcaacaccaaagcacatttcctcttcggtccccctacaggttggaagcagaagtGTCCATTACTGTTACCATTACTATTATTCTTATGTTTCATTAGAACTAcagatctggcaaacttgcatagtgtgGTTATAGCTGCAAAGAGattgcagaagtgccgttcaccctgttaggagttgatgaaccactgaaacgattttggaaacattattttaggctacaaaataaTCTTTGGTGTTAACTTTTTAAGATAAGCCCTTGAAAAGTACAAACTTGGATCAACTTTAGAAACCTTAAAGTAAGTAGGTATATACATTAATGCGTATGTAAATCCATAAAAATAACTACTATTATTCCATTACAAGATAGAATAATACGGATTTCCAAAATTGTCTCTGAACTGAGAAACCTCCACGGGCTGCTTTGAAGGCATGCTGACTAGCGAAATCATCTTCTGTGAAGCTTGGTAGGAATAAAAATCTGTATGTGACCTTATTATACAAACCTGGACAGGACACCTTGCATTTCCCTTCTATTGTCCCGTTCCATTCGCAACAAGTTAGCTGGATCTGTGCCAGCTGAGGAACAAAAGAGGCTAAGAGAAACCAGGTCACGGGTCTTAACAACTAACAATGCTGCCGAACAATCAAGGCAGAGGTGATAGATATACCTGGTAATAACAGAGTTCAGCACTTTGAGTAAGCCTCGCTGTAGCTTTATCCATGTAATGTAAGATACACTGTATAAAGTGCGTAGTGAATGActtattgtatgtatgtatatgatcAGGACTTGTGTGATGAGCTGGCCCTGGTTGATGTGATGGAGGACAAGTTGAAGGGTGAGGTCATGGACCTGCAGCACGGATCCCTCTTCCTCAAGACACACAAGATTGTGGCAGACAAAGGTGAGAATGCAGCAAAATAACTACAACCTTTTTTGTCTCTCGAAAAGAATTTCGTTTTTATTCTGGTATGCCACTCGACCCTCGCTGAAACTATTATTCTTTAGCTCCAATCCGAACACCTCTCCTTTTTGTCAATTTGCCAGACTACAGTGTGACAGCCAACTCCAAAGTGGTGGTGGTGACAGCCGGCGCCCGCCAGCAGGAGGGCGAGAGCCGCCTTAACCTGGTGCAGCGCAACGTCAACATCTTCAAGTTCATCATCCCGAACATCGTCAAGTACAGCCCCAACTGCATCCTGATGGTGGTTTCCAACCCTGGTTAGTACAGACAGGGGCGTGAATTAgtgaggggaggagggaaaTGTGAGGAGAGCGCTAGAACTAGAGCTAGAGTTTATTAAATACAGACTCGGATCACCAAAGCTgttgtaaacagggactgtgagGTCCTTCAGCTAATCTATTAAAGGTAGTGCATTATGGAACACACTACCCCCAATTAAAAGGGAATGTCCCACTCTGGCCACCTTTTAAAGAGCCAAGTAAAGGTGTGTCTTAGAGCTAACCTAACGTGCAACCACCTCTAACTGTATGTTGTACCGTATTAGCCCAGTAGAGCATACTAATGAattgtgtctttttcttttttgtttcttcccGTTTCTCTTTGTTTTATAGCAAATGTTACTATTGTATATCTtgtgtcctttttattgtaacTTTAACCTGcttaatggactacagatggaaattagcctttgggctacaatctggcatttttttttacgtgtaCTGTTGTACATGTtcatcaaatgtgcattgtcctgaaataTAGAAAAGAGGTGTGGTGTGAGGCCCACCGAATGGCGATGAAAGATTTGAAATGATTAAGAGTTGTCCCGTTTTTACCTTTCCAGTGGACATCCTGACCTACGTGGCGTGGAAGCTGAGTGGTTTCCCCCGTCACCGCGTCATTGGCTCGGGCACCAACCTGGACTCTGCCCGTTTCCGCCACCTCATGGGAGAGAAACTCCACCTCCATCCTTCCAGCTGCCACGGCTGGATCATCGGAGAGCACGGAGACTCCAGTGGTATGCAGCTCTGGCTAAAAATAAATTCTCAATCTGATTGTGTGTAGAATGTGTAGTCACGGTTTGAACTCCTATATCgccatgtctgtctgtttctcataGTGCCTGTGTGGAGCGGTGTGAATGTTGCTGGAGTTTCTCTGCAGGGCCTCAACCCACAGATGGGGTCTGAGGGTGACAGTGAGAACTGGAAGGCTGTTCATAAGATGGTGGTCGACGGGTGAGTACAAATTATTCTTTTTACCAGTAATCCACCAATAAGCTGAAGAAAGTACCCTGCAAACCACATTTTCTCTCACTCGCTCATAGATTTATTCTGCAAAGCAATCGGCCATGTGCATTGTGGGGGatttcctctcctctgtttGGGACAATGTGTCTTGACTCCAAAtaaaaagatagatagatagatagatagatagatagatagatatcccGTGCATTCGTTAAATTGGAGTTACATAGATCCTAAGCAAGAGCCAAATAAGATGACAAGATAAagtcaaatacatttgtttaatcAGTCAAGCATCGGAGTTCCAATActcactttacttgaaggtgtctacataagagtgacatgacactgtcatgaacgtgtcataaacattataaacaagtttatgacataacgcatctgtcattaagtgtcgttcggtttttgtcatgacaggttagggttagggttaggattcatgtgtcatgacagtgtcacgtcactcttatgtagctaccttcaagtaaagtgttaccatgtTATCTTCACACAGCACACGCCAGGGTCAAGGCTCATTCTGCTACTGTTTCACTTCACTTATTACTCCGTGTAATTTTCTCGAGGCCACTGTGGCCCTAACtatgaccctaaccatagctTATAGTTAAGCTAAATAAGcatacaccaaaacacacttGGTCTCTTATGGAAACCTTTTCCATTCTTATTATATTTATCTGCAAATAGTAAAAACATTATTCTACAGCATACAGGCCATCTGTCCAGCACTGGAGGTGGAAGCCAATACATATGATGTCTTGTAGAAACCAataaggaaactccaaggcactctcttttagaaaaatacaaaaggctttttctaaaagagagtgccttggagtttccttattggtttctacattatgattatcccatccaaagagcacctcaaGTTAACTTTTTGAGTCCTGGAAGCGCTCCGCTACAGAAATTTGATAAACATATGATGTCTTAATGAAACAGACAATTAGGGGTTTCATGGCTTACAGTCACAGGAGCCTGGaaacaaaaaagacacaaagtGCCAACAGGCAAACTTGAAACCGCTCCAGTAGAGCTGACCAGCCCTGGTTAGGAATTTGATCAGGGCTGTGGGCCAAAAGGCAAGCAGAGGCGGTTACACAGTACGCTACGGTGTCAAGGGCTCACTAGAGCCTGGCAGCCAGTATAAACACACAAGCTGTTCTTCTTCCTGGAACAGAACACTGTTCGGTAGTGCTCATGTTCTCACTTACGCTCCCAGGTTTGCATTGATGAAACACCAGACCGTATTAAATCCTAATCAAAGAAAGGTTCACCCTACTTTCTCAACTTAAAATGTTTGTTACTCACGCCTGATGTTCTATTTTGTAATATGAAGTTGTGTCATTACTTTGAAAGTTAAGTGATGCAACAGTTTGCCCTGTGAACGTTTGATAGCGTACCATTATTTCACGGTGACTTATCTGTGAAGGTGTTTGGGGGGGCGGTCAACCATGTATAACACAATAGTTGAGTTATCAAAGATGTGTGCAAAGGTTTCAGGTATTAaataaaagagacagagacgggggggggggggggtgtacaCAATGGATGTCTCAACAGAGAACAAATGGCCAGCATTTGTTCTCTGGCCttattgttttatgtttgaCAAAGGAGACGTCATTGTTTCTTCATATTTCTTTTCCGAGTTATTGTGAAGACATACTTACCCACCTGTACTGTACAAGTTTATGGCGCACTTCCTTGATCATCAAGTTCAGTCGGCTAACTTACATGGACCAGATTGGTTTATTTGCCACTCTGCGTACACA harbors:
- the ldha gene encoding L-lactate dehydrogenase A chain gives rise to the protein MSTKEKLIGHVMKEEPVGSRNKVTVVGVGMVGMASAISVLLKDLCDELALVDVMEDKLKGEVMDLQHGSLFLKTHKIVADKDYSVTANSKVVVVTAGARQQEGESRLNLVQRNVNIFKFIIPNIVKYSPNCILMVVSNPVDILTYVAWKLSGFPRHRVIGSGTNLDSARFRHLMGEKLHLHPSSCHGWIIGEHGDSSVPVWSGVNVAGVSLQGLNPQMGSEGDSENWKAVHKMVVDGAYEVIKLKGYTSWAIGMSVADLVESIIKNLHKVHPVSTLVQGMHGVKDEVFLSIPCVLGNSGLTDVIHMTLKPDEEKQLVKSAETLWGVQKELTL